The [Pseudomonas] carboxydohydrogena genome includes a window with the following:
- a CDS encoding DUF1223 domain-containing protein, producing the protein MTSFEPIATLAFRRASLCAGAAVILGTLLMANPAAAGDPRGVVELFTSQGCSSCPPADKLLGEFTKDPSLIALSLPIDYWDYLGWKDTLADSRFSARQKAYSAVRGDRDVYTPQVVVNGVRHVLGSDRKGIETAIEKSHGEHGIMSVPVKLSREGHYLNVSVAASAGHYAEVWICAVSKAVPITIGRGENSGHQIVYHNVVRNVLKVGDWDGTANTWSVPLENISREGVDAAVAYVQDGTRDRPGPMLGAAYTSLAN; encoded by the coding sequence GTGACGTCTTTCGAGCCCATCGCCACACTGGCCTTCCGGCGCGCATCATTGTGCGCCGGAGCCGCGGTGATCCTCGGCACGCTGCTGATGGCAAATCCCGCCGCCGCCGGCGATCCGCGTGGGGTGGTGGAATTGTTCACCTCGCAGGGATGCTCGTCCTGCCCGCCCGCCGACAAGCTGCTCGGCGAATTCACGAAGGACCCTTCGCTGATCGCACTCAGCCTGCCGATCGATTACTGGGATTATCTCGGCTGGAAGGACACGCTGGCTGATTCGCGTTTCTCTGCGCGGCAGAAAGCCTATTCCGCGGTGCGCGGCGATCGCGACGTCTATACGCCGCAAGTGGTGGTCAACGGCGTGAGGCATGTGCTCGGCAGCGACCGCAAGGGCATCGAGACGGCGATCGAAAAGAGCCACGGCGAGCATGGCATCATGAGCGTGCCGGTGAAACTCTCCAGGGAAGGCCACTACCTGAACGTCTCGGTGGCGGCATCCGCCGGTCATTACGCCGAAGTGTGGATCTGCGCGGTGTCGAAAGCGGTTCCAATCACGATCGGCCGTGGCGAGAATAGCGGCCACCAGATCGTCTATCACAATGTCGTCCGCAACGTCCTCAAGGTCGGCGACTGGGACGGCACGGCGAATACGTGGTCGGTGCCGCTGGAGAACATCTCGCGTGAAGGCGTCGATGCCGCTGTCGCCTATGTGCAGGATGGCACCCGTGACAGGCCGGGCCCGATGTTAGGGGCGGCCTATACCTCGCTGGCCAATTGA